A stretch of Telopea speciosissima isolate NSW1024214 ecotype Mountain lineage chromosome 11, Tspe_v1, whole genome shotgun sequence DNA encodes these proteins:
- the LOC122644612 gene encoding inositol-tetrakisphosphate 1-kinase 1-like, with protein sequence MSGFAVGYALAPKKCQSFIQLSLVNLAKERGINLIPVDTEKPLIDQGPFDCILHKFSGDAWKQQLQEYSFKNPNVCIIDPPEAIERLHNRISMLEVVSELDIPKEDETFGVPKQIVIYNSEALLDPASLEGLRFPVIAKPLVADGSAKSHKMSLVFNRDGLSKLKPPIVLQEFVNHGGVIFKVYVVGDYVKCVKRKSLPDVTEEKLGSFEGTLSFSQVSNLTTQERNDDNYYETMHLDDAEMPPLSFITGIARGLRQAMGLHLFNFDVIRDSRDENRYLVIDINYFPGYAKMPSYETVLTDFFYELHCKKQKQKQKQSGDLDEEETPAPNPLLGCNKEDRKLVSNTCCNDGDDGTISVPPLTRDEKGSTVQF encoded by the coding sequence ATGTCGGGGTTCGCAGTAGGCTACGCTTTGGCGCCAAAGAAGTGTCAGAGTTTCATTCAACTATCTCTGGTTAATCTTGCAAAGGAACGCGGAATTAATCTCATCCCTGTCGATACGGAAAAGCCTCTAATTGATCAAGGCCCCTTTGATTGTATTCTTCATAAGTTTTCTGGTGACGCATGGAAGCAGCAGCTTCAGGAGTACTCGTTTAAGAACCCTAATGTTTGTATAATTGATCCTCCGGAAGCCATCGAAAGGCTTCATAATCGGATTTCTATGCTCGAGGTGGTTTCCGAATTGGATATCCCTAAGGAGGATGAAACGTTCGGGGTACCTAAGCAGATTGTGATATACAATTCTGAGGCATTGTTGGATCCGGCATCACTGGAAGGGCTGAGGTTTCCGGTGATTGCGAAGCCGCTCGTGGCTGATGGTAGTGCTAAGTCGCACAAGATGTCACTCGTATTCAACCGTGATGGATTGAGCAAACTGAAACCACCGATCGTTCTGCAAGAATTTGTGAACCATGGTGGGGTTATCTTTAAGGTCTATGTTGTTGGTGACTACGTGAAATGCGTGAAGAGGAAGTCATTGCCAGATGTCACGGAGGAGAAATTGGGGAGTTTCGAGGGAACTTTGTCATTCTCGCAGGTATCGAATTTGACCACTCAGGAGAGGAATGACGATAACTATTATGAGACCATGCATTTGGATGATGCTGAGATGCCACCACTGAGCTTCATTACTGGTATTGCCAGAGGGTTGAGACAGGCTATGGGTTTGCATCTTTTCAATTTCGATGTCATTAGGGATTCAAGAGATGAGAATCGTTACCTTGTGATCGACATTAATTACTTCCCTGGATATGCCAAGATGCCCTCGTATGAGACCGTTTTGACGGATTTCTTTTATGAACTGCATTgcaagaagcagaagcagaagcagaagcaaTCAGGGGACTTGGATGAGGAAGAGACCCCCGCCCCAAATCCTCTGCTTGGTTGCAACAAGGAAGATAGAAAGCTTGTAAGTAATACTTGTTGCAACGATGGTGATGATGGGACAATCAGTGTTCCTCCTCTAACTAGGGATGAAAAGGGGAGCACCGTCCAATTCTGA